The sequence AGATCCAGCGACAGATCCAGGCGGTCCGGCGGACGGACGTCGAGTTCGGCACTCTCGGTCAGTACCGCCGTTTGCAGCTGCCTGATGCGATGTGACGGAGCGATGCCGAGTTCTTCGGTGAGCGTCCTGTGGAGCCGGTGATAGGTCTCCAGGGACTGCGCAGTACGGCCCGACCGGTAAAGCGCAATCATGTATTGGGCATGCAGGTTTTCCTGTACCGGATGCCGGGAGATAAGCGCGCTGAGTTCTGAAAGCAGCTGATGGTGCCGGCCCAGCCGTAATTCCGCATCGATGCACTGCTCCAGCACAGTCATACGGAGGTCTTCCAGGCCCGTGACATATGCCTGGATATGCGGACCATGCTGTATGTCCAGCAAGGTCTGTCCGCGCCAGAGTCCCAACGCGGCACGGAGTGCAGAGGAGATGAGCAGATCGTCCTTGCGGGCTTGGGCCTGTCGGAAATCCGCCAAGTGCCGGTCGAGGGAGTGCATATCGAAGGCACCCTTCTCGACTCGCATCGTATACCCCTGATGGCACGTCTGAAGAATGCGCTTGCTCTCTTCCGGGGTGCTCCCGGAGGGGCGGCAGGACAGGGCCTGCC is a genomic window of Streptomyces gilvosporeus containing:
- a CDS encoding AfsR/SARP family transcriptional regulator; the encoded protein is MALDACVQELWGEAAPRSAVQSVHTRVFQIRQALSCRPSGSTPEESKRILQTCHQGYTMRVEKGAFDMHSLDRHLADFRQAQARKDDLLISSALRAALGLWRGQTLLDIQHGPHIQAYVTGLEDLRMTVLEQCIDAELRLGRHHQLLSELSALISRHPVQENLHAQYMIALYRSGRTAQSLETYHRLHRTLTEELGIAPSHRIRQLQTAVLTESAELDVRPPDRLDLSLDLMATR